A portion of the Algimonas porphyrae genome contains these proteins:
- a CDS encoding DsbA family protein, with protein MSDAAIQVDLVSDFVCPWCWLGYKQFMAAAQSSKNRPELTFRPYMLDPTVPEDGQDYRAYMTAKFGEDSKDRFKESRAHLEKLGKDYGIAFDFSAISRRPNSLNAHRLLKWAQGQDAGPAVAEAIFRAYHEQGQDIGDTKVLCDIAEQAGLDGSLVRELLARDDDKLEIQQEIMFFRGLGISGVPTFIYNGQFAVQGAQDPATHKQAFRQAIDNPPQG; from the coding sequence ATGAGTGATGCTGCCATCCAGGTCGATCTGGTTTCCGACTTCGTCTGCCCATGGTGCTGGCTCGGATACAAGCAGTTCATGGCAGCAGCCCAATCGTCAAAGAACAGGCCGGAGCTGACATTCCGGCCCTATATGCTCGACCCGACCGTGCCTGAAGACGGGCAGGACTACCGCGCCTACATGACCGCCAAATTCGGCGAGGACTCCAAGGACCGGTTCAAGGAATCACGCGCCCATCTGGAAAAATTAGGCAAGGATTACGGCATAGCGTTCGATTTTTCCGCCATAAGCCGCCGCCCTAACAGCCTGAACGCGCATCGCCTTCTGAAATGGGCGCAGGGACAGGATGCGGGACCCGCCGTCGCCGAAGCGATTTTCCGTGCCTATCATGAGCAGGGGCAAGACATTGGCGATACGAAGGTGCTGTGCGATATTGCCGAACAGGCGGGACTCGACGGCTCTCTTGTCCGGGAACTGCTGGCGCGCGATGACGACAAGCTGGAGATCCAGCAGGAAATCATGTTCTTTCGCGGCCTCGGCATCTCCGGCGTGCCGACTTTCATCTATAATGGTCAGTTCGCCGTCCAAGGGGCGCAGGACCCGGCCACCCACAAACAGGCTTTTCGCCAAGCCATCGACAACCCACCACAAGGATAA
- a CDS encoding TonB-dependent receptor plug domain-containing protein, whose translation MTQLSRKGGLSFAASTLILSGLIHATPAYSQSAEDRGVSDDEIVTIGTRRIARSASNTPAPIDVITGAEFDRNGFDDVQDLLRTAVPSFNVSSQPISDDATIVRPANLRGLSPDQTLVLINGKRRHRGSIITFFGGGVSDGAQGVDISAIPSIALKQVEVLRDGASSQYGSDAIAGVINFVLKDAPHGGLIEAKYGSTYAGDGDEYRLSGNLGLPLGNQGFVNISAEYGEVDPTSRSIPHFDTGQLSAAGYAPATDFTTITGGFSDDVAQYWGRSQIDDDFKLFVNSGLDLSDLTRVYLFGNYAERTVSNGFFYRGPTGFNASGIYEGPSVDPTTGQASSAADAVGSVLVGDLDGLGVGGACPSGIPLTAAGGTLPDPTILAAVRSDANCFSVIETRPGGFTPRFGGTNEDLSITAGIEGLWMFGGGLAYDFSITHGSNQTAFFINNTLNPSLGPDSPRRFRPGTQKQTETILNADFAYLIPSGLASDISLAFGAEYREETFDQFEGDRASYAAGPLAGQGFGVGANGFLGFDRSISASQSASAAYVELETDITEALTLQGALRYEDYSAFGDTLDYKIAGLYRFSDHMTLRATHTTGFHAPTAGQANARRVTTEIENAALLDRARLPFASPAAMLASDFIEARDGQRPQLTTEDANTFTLGAAFRVGPTEWTVDAYQIDVDDRIAQSAGIDFGDVLTFAAGRANVTLTPGATTGQTLDQLAAAGVLNRADFNGFDNVAEIRFFTNSFDTRTRGIDVVGNYAFGFLNGSSALTLAANYNETDVTNVGAVNPIDAGRVSAVEDLLPNWKGFASWTHAQGRWRTLLRANYFGQWDNTVWGVPDQSDELLIDAEIGYRLSDAITLIVGANNLLDNYPDESQGFATDFFGQQYPDFSPSGFDGGQYYTKLRVRF comes from the coding sequence GATGTGCAGGACCTGCTGCGCACGGCTGTGCCGTCCTTCAACGTATCGTCACAGCCTATTTCCGATGATGCCACGATTGTCCGACCTGCCAATCTGCGCGGACTGTCGCCCGACCAGACGCTGGTTCTGATCAATGGGAAGCGCCGCCACCGCGGCTCCATCATCACCTTCTTCGGCGGCGGCGTGTCCGACGGCGCGCAAGGCGTCGATATCTCGGCCATCCCGTCCATCGCGCTGAAGCAGGTCGAAGTGCTGCGTGACGGCGCATCGTCGCAATATGGCTCGGACGCGATCGCGGGTGTCATCAATTTCGTACTGAAGGACGCGCCGCACGGCGGACTGATCGAAGCCAAATATGGGTCGACCTATGCGGGTGACGGCGATGAATATCGGCTGTCCGGCAATCTCGGACTGCCCCTCGGCAATCAGGGCTTCGTCAATATCTCCGCAGAATATGGCGAAGTCGATCCGACCAGCCGGTCTATTCCGCATTTCGACACGGGCCAGCTATCAGCCGCCGGCTATGCCCCGGCGACTGATTTTACGACGATTACAGGCGGGTTCTCCGACGATGTAGCTCAATATTGGGGCCGCTCACAGATCGACGACGACTTCAAACTGTTCGTCAATTCCGGTCTCGACCTCAGCGACCTCACCCGCGTCTATCTGTTCGGCAATTATGCCGAGCGGACCGTGTCTAACGGCTTCTTCTATCGCGGCCCGACAGGGTTCAACGCATCCGGTATTTATGAAGGCCCGTCCGTCGACCCGACGACAGGGCAAGCCAGCAGTGCAGCCGATGCCGTCGGGTCCGTCCTCGTCGGCGATCTCGATGGTCTGGGTGTCGGCGGGGCTTGCCCGTCCGGCATTCCGCTGACCGCTGCGGGCGGCACACTTCCCGATCCGACCATTCTGGCCGCCGTCAGATCCGACGCCAACTGCTTCTCGGTCATCGAAACCCGGCCCGGCGGTTTTACGCCACGTTTCGGTGGAACGAACGAGGACCTGTCCATCACGGCGGGCATTGAGGGATTGTGGATGTTCGGAGGCGGTCTGGCCTATGACTTTTCGATCACACACGGTTCAAACCAGACGGCTTTCTTCATCAACAATACGCTCAATCCTAGCCTTGGTCCTGACTCGCCACGGCGTTTCAGGCCCGGAACTCAGAAACAGACTGAAACCATCCTGAATGCTGACTTCGCCTATCTGATCCCATCGGGTCTGGCCTCTGACATCTCACTGGCCTTCGGCGCAGAGTACCGCGAGGAAACGTTCGATCAGTTCGAAGGTGATCGCGCCTCTTACGCCGCCGGTCCTCTGGCGGGTCAGGGCTTTGGTGTCGGCGCAAACGGTTTTCTCGGCTTCGACCGCTCCATTTCCGCGTCGCAAAGCGCATCCGCCGCCTATGTCGAGCTGGAGACGGACATCACAGAGGCGCTGACCTTGCAGGGGGCGCTTCGTTATGAAGACTATTCGGCCTTCGGCGACACGCTCGACTATAAGATTGCAGGACTCTACCGCTTCAGCGATCACATGACGCTGCGAGCCACTCACACGACCGGCTTCCATGCGCCGACCGCCGGGCAAGCCAATGCGCGACGGGTGACGACGGAGATCGAAAACGCGGCCCTGCTGGACCGCGCCCGCCTGCCCTTCGCCTCACCGGCCGCCATGCTGGCATCGGATTTCATCGAGGCGCGCGACGGACAGCGCCCGCAACTAACGACCGAAGACGCGAACACGTTTACGCTGGGCGCTGCTTTCCGGGTCGGCCCGACTGAATGGACGGTCGACGCCTACCAGATCGATGTCGATGACAGGATCGCCCAGTCTGCGGGCATCGACTTTGGCGATGTTCTGACCTTTGCCGCAGGGCGCGCCAATGTCACCCTGACGCCCGGCGCCACGACAGGTCAGACACTGGATCAGCTCGCCGCTGCTGGCGTGCTGAACCGGGCTGACTTCAACGGGTTCGATAATGTCGCCGAAATCCGCTTCTTCACGAACAGTTTCGATACGCGGACACGAGGCATCGATGTCGTCGGGAATTATGCGTTCGGTTTTCTGAACGGGTCATCCGCTTTGACATTGGCAGCGAACTATAACGAAACCGATGTCACCAATGTCGGTGCCGTCAATCCGATCGATGCCGGACGTGTCTCCGCGGTGGAGGATCTGCTGCCGAACTGGAAGGGATTTGCCAGTTGGACCCATGCACAAGGGCGCTGGCGGACCTTGCTGCGCGCCAACTATTTCGGGCAGTGGGACAATACGGTCTGGGGCGTTCCGGATCAGTCCGACGAGCTGCTGATCGACGCGGAAATCGGCTATCGTCTGTCCGATGCGATCACGCTCATTGTCGGAGCTAATAATCTGCTCGACAATTATCCGGATGAATCACAAGGATTCGCCACCGATTTCTTCGGTCAGCAATATCCGGACTTCTCACCATCGGGTTTCGATGGCGGACAGTATTACACCAAGCTCCGGGTTCGATTCTAA
- a CDS encoding ABC transporter ATP-binding protein — protein MADSPHDRALIRRLWQDYLAPQKARLLLALLYMTVYAVATAAYLFVVQIVIDAGADTSVADYAKLVLPFVIGIPLISALTNYLQRVATNAIALNAVADMQQDMFDAALSVDLATLSREPSGTLISRFVSDVGVVGNALIRIVGNLVRDLLSIIFVIGAMLIQSWQLSLAMAVFGLALAPLIALSRRMRGSASDAQAHVGRITSELKESFDGARLVRAYGLQDRERERLGISFRKRIDLFMKLVSQQARVDPILEVLGGLAIAGVLIVGIWMIRSDVVTAGEIVAVLTGLLILAPRLRALGTMNNVVQEMLASLSRIFDVADMRSLLIEGEDARELGAISGQVELRNVSFYYPDGTQAISDVSLTAQPGQRIALVGPSGGGKTTLLNLVPRLFDVSAGAVLIDGHDIRDVTLASLRSQIALVSQHVTLFSDTVAANIALGRSDASTDEIVDAAKAADAHDFIMSLPDGYDTVLGEAGDTLSGGQRQQLSIARALLRDAPILLLDEATSALDAESEAKVQRALNRLSEGRTTLVIAHRLATIKGADRVYVIEEGRVVESGTETELREQDGVFARLKALQG, from the coding sequence TTGGCTGACAGCCCGCATGACCGGGCGCTGATCAGGCGCCTCTGGCAGGATTATCTTGCGCCGCAAAAGGCCAGGCTTCTCCTCGCCCTGCTCTACATGACAGTCTATGCCGTTGCGACGGCTGCCTATCTGTTCGTCGTACAGATCGTCATCGATGCTGGAGCCGACACCTCCGTTGCCGACTATGCCAAGCTGGTCCTGCCCTTTGTCATCGGCATTCCGCTGATCAGTGCATTGACCAACTATCTGCAACGCGTTGCGACCAATGCGATCGCCTTGAACGCCGTAGCCGACATGCAGCAGGATATGTTCGATGCGGCCCTGTCCGTCGATCTGGCGACCTTGTCGCGTGAACCGTCCGGCACGCTAATTTCGCGGTTCGTCTCCGATGTCGGCGTGGTCGGCAATGCACTGATCCGGATCGTCGGCAATCTTGTCCGCGACCTGCTGTCGATCATCTTTGTCATCGGCGCGATGCTGATCCAGAGCTGGCAGCTCAGCCTGGCCATGGCCGTCTTCGGGCTGGCACTGGCGCCGCTGATCGCCCTGTCGCGCCGCATGCGAGGCTCGGCTAGCGATGCGCAAGCCCATGTCGGACGCATTACGTCGGAACTGAAGGAAAGCTTTGACGGTGCCAGACTGGTCCGCGCCTATGGTCTGCAGGACCGCGAGCGCGAGCGTTTGGGCATCAGTTTCCGCAAACGGATCGATCTGTTCATGAAGCTGGTCAGCCAGCAGGCCCGCGTCGACCCGATACTGGAAGTGCTGGGCGGACTCGCCATTGCCGGGGTTCTGATCGTCGGCATCTGGATGATCCGCTCCGACGTGGTCACGGCGGGGGAGATCGTCGCCGTTTTGACCGGCCTTCTGATCCTGGCGCCGCGCTTGCGCGCACTCGGAACGATGAACAATGTCGTCCAGGAAATGCTCGCCAGCCTGTCACGGATTTTCGACGTTGCCGATATGCGCAGCTTGCTCATCGAAGGCGAAGACGCCCGCGAACTCGGCGCAATCAGCGGCCAGGTCGAACTCCGCAATGTGAGCTTTTATTATCCGGATGGCACGCAGGCGATCAGCGATGTCAGCCTGACCGCGCAACCGGGACAGCGCATCGCGCTGGTTGGCCCCTCCGGTGGTGGAAAGACGACTTTGCTCAATCTTGTCCCGCGACTTTTCGACGTTTCAGCCGGTGCCGTTCTGATCGACGGTCACGACATACGCGATGTGACCCTTGCCAGCCTCCGAAGCCAGATCGCGCTCGTCAGCCAGCACGTCACCCTGTTTTCCGACACGGTTGCCGCGAATATCGCCCTGGGTCGCAGCGACGCGAGCACTGACGAGATTGTCGACGCTGCCAAAGCGGCTGATGCGCATGATTTCATCATGTCTCTCCCGGATGGCTACGATACCGTTCTGGGCGAAGCGGGCGACACGCTCTCAGGTGGACAACGCCAGCAACTCAGCATTGCCCGCGCGCTGCTCCGCGATGCGCCGATCCTCCTGCTGGATGAGGCCACGTCGGCGCTGGATGCGGAATCCGAGGCCAAGGTTCAACGCGCCCTGAACCGTCTGTCCGAAGGCCGGACCACGCTTGTCATCGCACACCGACTCGCCACCATCAAAGGCGCTGATCGGGTTTACGTGATCGAAGAGGGCCGGGTCGTTGAAAGCGGGACCGAGACGGAACTGCGTGAGCAAGACGGCGTTTTCGCCCGGTTGAAAGCGCTTCAAGGCTAG
- a CDS encoding peptidylprolyl isomerase codes for MSETDLRPNVVMETTLGEIEIEVHQDVAPVSAADFLLHVDQGLYDDQGFYRAVRADNDPRDMGMSLIQGGLLSQEPVTPPIAHELTTDTGLSNTRGVISIARDEPGTGSAAYFFINIGDNSFLDTGGERNPDGAGYATFGKVVRGMNVVEAIQAREAKGESPVPVTDNQYLTDPVIITRAYRVDN; via the coding sequence ATGAGCGAGACCGACCTTCGCCCAAATGTCGTCATGGAAACGACGCTCGGCGAGATTGAAATTGAAGTCCATCAGGACGTGGCTCCGGTCTCGGCGGCGGACTTTCTTCTGCATGTCGATCAAGGCCTGTATGACGATCAAGGTTTCTACCGCGCCGTGAGAGCGGATAATGATCCGCGCGACATGGGTATGAGCCTGATACAGGGCGGGCTGCTGTCGCAGGAACCCGTCACCCCGCCAATCGCGCATGAACTGACGACCGACACCGGTCTGTCTAACACGCGCGGCGTGATCAGTATCGCACGCGACGAACCCGGCACGGGCAGCGCGGCCTATTTCTTTATCAATATCGGCGATAACAGCTTCCTCGACACAGGCGGAGAGCGGAACCCCGACGGTGCCGGCTACGCGACATTCGGCAAGGTCGTGCGCGGAATGAATGTGGTCGAGGCTATTCAGGCCAGAGAGGCAAAAGGCGAAAGTCCTGTGCCGGTCACCGACAATCAGTATCTGACAGACCCCGTCATCATTACGCGCGCTTACCGCGTCGATAATTAG
- a CDS encoding DUF1489 family protein, with the protein MHLQKLSVGSVSIQSLKDWQDTVVGRRLKAGLSPHHEHVTRMFPKQKDALEAGGSIYWVIKGMILCRNPIAGLEEVTRRDGVKACAILMQPELIPVVPTPRRAFQGWRYLKPEDAPADLDDTLGEGDELPPKLMRKLVELGAW; encoded by the coding sequence ATGCATTTGCAGAAACTCTCCGTCGGGTCGGTCTCGATCCAGTCGCTCAAGGACTGGCAGGACACGGTTGTCGGACGGCGCCTGAAGGCGGGGCTGTCACCGCATCATGAGCATGTCACCCGCATGTTCCCGAAACAGAAAGACGCGCTGGAAGCGGGTGGATCGATCTACTGGGTCATCAAGGGCATGATCCTTTGCCGCAACCCGATTGCCGGTCTGGAAGAAGTCACGCGCCGTGACGGCGTCAAAGCCTGCGCAATCCTGATGCAGCCAGAGCTGATCCCGGTCGTGCCGACGCCGCGCCGGGCGTTTCAGGGATGGCGTTATCTGAAACCCGAAGACGCCCCGGCCGATCTTGACGACACGTTGGGCGAGGGCGACGAACTGCCGCCCAAGCTGATGCGAAAACTGGTCGAGCTCGGCGCCTGGTAA
- a CDS encoding TldD/PmbA family protein, whose amino-acid sequence MALSDPLSLEPLDAPLTALIDHARRAGADAADALGLYGRSASISVRGGELEDIDNSEGFDIGLRVLVGQRQACVSSSDLSASAIQRLAERAVAMAKLAPEDPYCGLAPDERLSERRNGDGLDLFDPTVVEPAALQARAMAVEAAALNVKGVRQAEGAQASFAWSAVRLRTSAGFDGGYATSRHGLSVSAVAERDGAMERDYDHDSVRWFSDLRSPENVGREAGERAVARLGASSMPSAALPVIFDRRVSSSLIGALIGSISGNAVARGVSFLKDDLGAQLFSSDIQILEDPLRSRGLSSRPFDGEGVKTQPFDIIRDGQLTSWLLNTSAARQLGLETNGHGARGLSNPPGITTSNVALMPGPLSPEALIAETGRGLLVREMFGPSLNPTTGDYSVGVSGFAIENGLTTYPVSEVTIAGNLRDLFASLRPASDLLYEYDTNAPTVRVEGLTIAGR is encoded by the coding sequence TTGGCCCTGTCAGACCCGCTCTCTCTTGAACCGCTCGATGCGCCGCTGACGGCGCTGATCGATCACGCACGTCGCGCGGGGGCCGATGCCGCCGATGCACTCGGCCTTTATGGCCGATCGGCATCGATTTCGGTACGCGGTGGCGAACTGGAAGATATCGACAATTCCGAAGGCTTCGACATCGGCCTGCGCGTTCTGGTTGGTCAGCGACAGGCCTGCGTGTCGTCATCCGATCTGTCGGCCTCGGCCATTCAGCGCCTTGCCGAGCGCGCCGTCGCCATGGCGAAGCTCGCGCCCGAAGACCCCTATTGCGGCCTTGCACCGGATGAGCGCCTGTCCGAACGGCGCAACGGAGACGGGCTGGACCTGTTCGATCCGACAGTTGTCGAACCCGCCGCCTTGCAGGCCCGTGCCATGGCGGTTGAAGCCGCTGCGTTGAACGTCAAAGGTGTACGCCAGGCGGAAGGCGCACAGGCCAGCTTTGCCTGGTCGGCCGTGCGTCTGCGAACGAGCGCAGGTTTTGACGGTGGCTACGCCACGTCGCGGCACGGTTTGTCCGTTTCCGCCGTGGCTGAACGCGACGGGGCCATGGAGCGCGATTACGATCATGACAGCGTCCGCTGGTTCTCCGATCTGCGGTCTCCCGAAAATGTCGGTCGGGAAGCAGGAGAGCGCGCCGTCGCCCGACTGGGCGCATCATCGATGCCGTCCGCTGCTCTGCCCGTCATTTTCGACCGACGTGTGTCGAGCAGCCTGATCGGCGCCCTGATCGGATCAATCAGCGGCAATGCCGTCGCCCGCGGGGTCTCCTTCCTGAAAGATGATCTCGGCGCACAGCTTTTTTCAAGCGACATACAGATCCTCGAAGACCCGCTGCGTTCGCGCGGTCTGTCGTCCCGTCCCTTTGACGGCGAGGGTGTGAAAACGCAGCCTTTCGACATTATCCGCGATGGTCAGCTGACGTCCTGGCTACTGAATACGAGCGCGGCCCGGCAGCTCGGGTTGGAAACGAACGGGCATGGAGCACGCGGCCTGAGCAATCCGCCGGGAATCACCACATCCAATGTTGCACTCATGCCGGGTCCGCTGTCGCCGGAAGCCCTGATTGCGGAAACAGGACGAGGCCTTCTCGTGCGCGAGATGTTCGGCCCTTCCCTCAATCCGACGACAGGCGATTATTCCGTCGGCGTGTCTGGTTTCGCGATTGAAAACGGGCTCACGACCTACCCCGTCAGCGAAGTGACGATTGCGGGCAATTTACGCGACCTGTTTGCGTCCCTGCGTCCGGCGTCCGATCTGCTGTATGAATATGACACCAACGCACCGACCGTTCGCGTAGAGGGTCTGACGATTGCCGGGCGCTAG
- a CDS encoding MAPEG family protein, with the protein MTTFQIVALYVALTLLFNPFLMLRIGLIRQKKRINLGDGGDADMLARIRTHGNFTEVAPLILIGLITMAMMNGSPLMLHIVGMALIVGRLLHFTGMNGMFGQGRFLGTILTLLAFITQGVYLLYLIFMHGPV; encoded by the coding sequence ATGACGACGTTTCAAATCGTTGCGCTCTATGTCGCGCTGACCCTGCTCTTCAACCCATTCCTGATGCTGCGTATCGGATTGATCCGCCAGAAGAAGCGCATCAATCTGGGTGATGGTGGCGATGCCGACATGCTGGCCCGCATTCGTACGCATGGTAACTTTACGGAAGTCGCGCCGCTGATCCTGATCGGTCTGATTACAATGGCGATGATGAACGGCTCGCCACTGATGCTGCATATCGTCGGCATGGCTCTCATCGTCGGTCGATTGCTGCATTTCACGGGCATGAACGGCATGTTCGGCCAGGGACGTTTCCTGGGAACGATCCTGACCCTGCTCGCTTTCATCACGCAGGGCGTCTATCTGCTCTACCTCATTTTCATGCACGGACCCGTTTAA
- a CDS encoding inositol monophosphatase family protein, with protein MPGASPDTRDRDDLALLTRVVRQAGEISRIAYHRNDAKVWDKYENHPVTDADIAVNDYLQAELLGARPDYGWLSEETQDDQSRHQCRRSFVVDPIDGTRAFIDRKPGFAVCVAVIEDGRAVAGCVFNPLKDEFYAARLGGGATLNDVPLRISDRDRIENCVMVGYPRKFKRLDFPSMQYRISNSMAYRIAMVASGQADATLSFTPKSDWDIAAAALIATEAGALVTDLYGHVPRYNSSKTSGPGVICASPSLHGLLLAQMKPVMDRLTSGEATPNDYRYLGTTMSDRDTAPIQLLHLVIGGELVDPMKTTFKDLSAIDFVGAFANYADAFDAWKGAAHRTVDNAHARYFILHAHELIDPDKDGVIG; from the coding sequence TTGCCGGGCGCTAGTCCGGACACACGTGACCGAGACGATCTGGCCCTGCTGACGCGGGTTGTCCGTCAGGCTGGCGAGATCAGCCGCATCGCTTATCACCGCAACGATGCGAAAGTGTGGGACAAGTATGAAAACCATCCCGTCACGGACGCCGATATTGCTGTGAACGACTATCTCCAGGCGGAGCTGCTTGGCGCGCGCCCGGATTATGGCTGGCTTTCCGAAGAAACGCAGGATGATCAATCCCGGCATCAATGCCGCCGGAGCTTCGTTGTCGATCCAATCGATGGGACGCGGGCCTTTATCGACCGCAAACCAGGATTTGCCGTCTGCGTCGCTGTGATCGAAGACGGTCGGGCGGTCGCGGGCTGCGTTTTCAACCCGCTCAAGGATGAGTTCTACGCGGCGCGTCTGGGTGGCGGCGCCACGCTCAATGATGTGCCTTTACGCATTTCGGATCGAGACCGGATCGAAAATTGCGTGATGGTCGGCTATCCGCGCAAATTCAAACGGCTCGACTTTCCATCCATGCAATACCGGATCAGCAACAGTATGGCCTACCGGATTGCCATGGTCGCATCAGGTCAGGCGGACGCCACGCTCTCATTCACGCCGAAGTCGGACTGGGATATTGCTGCCGCTGCTTTGATCGCGACGGAAGCAGGAGCCCTCGTCACCGATCTGTATGGTCACGTGCCCCGCTACAATAGCTCGAAGACCTCAGGTCCAGGCGTGATTTGCGCTTCCCCGTCCTTGCATGGCTTGCTATTGGCGCAGATGAAACCGGTGATGGACCGCCTAACATCGGGCGAGGCCACGCCAAACGATTACCGATATCTGGGAACGACCATGAGTGACCGTGACACAGCGCCCATCCAGCTTCTGCACCTCGTGATTGGCGGTGAGCTCGTCGACCCGATGAAAACGACGTTCAAGGATCTGTCCGCGATCGATTTCGTCGGCGCCTTTGCCAATTATGCCGATGCATTCGATGCCTGGAAAGGTGCGGCGCACCGCACCGTCGATAACGCTCATGCCCGATATTTCATTCTTCACGCGCATGAGTTGATCGATCCCGACAAAGACGGCGTCATTGGCTGA